A DNA window from Camelina sativa cultivar DH55 chromosome 17, Cs, whole genome shotgun sequence contains the following coding sequences:
- the LOC104757935 gene encoding ras-related protein RABC1, protein MGSSSGQPEFDYLFKVLLIGDSGVGKSSLLLSFTSNTFDDLSPTIGVDFKVKYLTIGEKKLKLAIWDTAGQERFRTLTSSYYRGAQGIIMVYDVTRRDTFTNLSDIWAKEIDLYSTNQDCIKMLVGNKVDKESERAVSKKEGIDFAREYGCLFLECSAKTRVNVEQCFEELVLKILETPTLTAEGSSGGKKNIFKQNPAQTSSASSSYCCSS, encoded by the exons ATGGGTTCTTCGTCGGGGCAACCCGAATTTGATTACTTGTTTAAGGTTTTATTGATCGGAGATTCTGGTGTTGGAAAGAGCTCTCTTTTGTTGAGTTTCACATCTAATACCTTTGATGATCTGTCTCCCACAATTg GTGTTGATTTTAAGGTTAAGTATCTTACAATTGGGGAAAAGAAACTCAAACTTGCGATTTGGGACACtg CTGGGCAAGAGAGATTTAGGACGCTAACAAGTTCATATTACAGAGGAGCTCAGGGTATAATTATGG TATATGATGTGACACGACGAGATACATTCACTAACCTATCAGATATATGGGCTAAGGAAATTGACCTCTACTCGACCAATCAGGATTGCATCAAGATGCTTGTTGGGAATAAAGTTGACAAG GAGAGTGAAAGGGCTGTTTCTAAAAAAGAAGGCATAGACTTTGCTCGGGAGTATGGATGCTTGTTTCTGGAGTGTAGTGCTAAGACTAGGGTCAATGTTGAGCAGTGTTTTGAAGAGCTTGTTCTTAAG ATATTGGAAACACCGACTCTTACTGCTGAAGGTTCGTCTGGTGGAAAGAAGAACATCTTCAAACAAAACCCAGCTCAGACCAGCAGTGCTTCGTCGAGCTACTGCTGCTCGTCTTAG